The Corynebacterium suranareeae genome window below encodes:
- a CDS encoding alpha-ketoglutarate-dependent dioxygenase AlkB family protein has product MPTLFDDPLHQLPRPPRRVASGVVHLPNFLGIAEQKELVSQAREIARSVARTPLAMVRPTLKSGQMSVHILSLGKHWASNPYRYVDSVGGVSVPPLPSSFVELAGKALEAAGALSNSLRAWVPAYRAEAALVNYYAPDSSMGMHQDANEESEAPVISLSIGDTGIFRLGGTENRNKPWVDIPLLSGDLIVFGGAHRRAFHGVPAIEANTAPVGCGLTEGRINITIRQVNL; this is encoded by the coding sequence GTGCCTACGCTTTTCGACGACCCCCTCCACCAACTTCCCAGACCACCGCGCCGGGTGGCCAGCGGCGTGGTGCACCTACCTAATTTCCTCGGCATAGCCGAGCAAAAAGAACTTGTTTCCCAAGCTAGAGAGATTGCCCGTTCAGTTGCCAGAACACCTTTGGCGATGGTTCGACCCACGCTAAAAAGTGGCCAGATGAGCGTGCATATTTTGAGTTTGGGCAAGCATTGGGCGTCTAATCCTTATCGCTATGTTGATTCAGTTGGTGGCGTTTCGGTGCCACCGTTACCAAGTTCTTTTGTGGAATTAGCAGGCAAAGCGCTAGAGGCTGCAGGGGCTTTGAGTAATTCACTTCGAGCTTGGGTACCGGCTTATCGAGCAGAGGCAGCATTGGTGAATTACTATGCTCCCGATTCCTCAATGGGTATGCATCAAGATGCCAATGAAGAATCAGAAGCCCCCGTGATTTCCTTATCGATCGGTGACACCGGAATCTTCAGACTCGGCGGCACCGAAAACCGGAATAAACCCTGGGTGGATATCCCGCTTTTAAGCGGTGATCTCATCGTTTTCGGCGGAGCTCACAGGCGAGCTTTCCACGGTGTGCCAGCAATCGAAGCTAATACAGCTCCTGTCGGATGTGGATTAACAGAGGGGCGAATCAACATCACCATCCGGCAAGTAAACCTTTAA
- a CDS encoding DNA-3-methyladenine glycosylase I, with translation MTTNRANPNELVVCADKKLRPRWASRSNLCWQYFDHEWGRPPTDLNALLEILILVVFQVGVTWHAVLVKREGLKAAFADFDVATVAAFDERDIERLLEDPRIFRNRRKITAAITNAKAFLALTETKGSLDTIIADSVRDPGDIVKELKQLGFTHIGPTSLSILRQAIGVGDLKAA, from the coding sequence ATGACTACAAATAGAGCAAACCCAAACGAATTAGTTGTATGTGCGGACAAGAAGTTAAGGCCTAGATGGGCATCAAGAAGCAACTTGTGTTGGCAGTATTTTGATCATGAATGGGGAAGACCACCAACAGATCTCAATGCACTTTTAGAGATCCTAATATTGGTTGTTTTCCAAGTCGGTGTCACCTGGCATGCAGTCCTTGTAAAACGCGAAGGCCTCAAAGCAGCATTCGCAGATTTTGATGTTGCAACCGTCGCGGCATTTGATGAACGAGATATTGAACGCCTGCTTGAAGATCCACGCATTTTTAGAAACAGACGGAAGATAACCGCTGCGATAACCAATGCCAAGGCATTTTTAGCCCTCACGGAAACTAAGGGCAGTTTGGACACAATCATCGCTGATAGTGTTAGGGATCCCGGTGACATTGTTAAAGAGTTAAAGCAGTTAGGTTTCACCCACATTGGGCCCACGTCGCTGAGCATTCTCCGGCAGGCAATTGGGGTTGGTGATCTTAAAGCAGCCTAA
- a CDS encoding LysE family translocator produces MTTAQFLALFLVWIAAIASPGPDLFQIIRLGAKNRRDGILTAVGIMVGNSIWIIASLLGLSALISTYPAILNVLQIVGGGYLTWMGIGAVRSWWKQRSTQQSVADSTAVESALEAPSNPSVGVWPAIRSGIATNLSNPKAVLFFGSVFAQFIRPDMGVGWSAFIGALLIVTGLLWFIGFAVLVRKLAASITRNGAIIDLITGVIFISLGMFMIFEGVVGIGGRVVG; encoded by the coding sequence ATGACGACAGCACAATTTTTAGCGCTTTTCTTGGTGTGGATAGCAGCCATTGCATCTCCAGGGCCCGATCTTTTTCAGATCATCAGGTTGGGGGCCAAGAACCGCCGGGACGGCATCTTAACTGCCGTGGGCATCATGGTGGGAAACTCGATATGGATCATTGCGAGTTTGCTTGGGCTTTCAGCATTGATATCCACCTATCCAGCAATTTTGAACGTTTTGCAAATCGTTGGTGGCGGCTATCTCACCTGGATGGGTATTGGGGCGGTGCGGTCGTGGTGGAAGCAACGCTCAACGCAGCAATCGGTGGCGGATTCCACTGCTGTGGAAAGCGCACTAGAAGCCCCTAGCAACCCGTCAGTGGGGGTGTGGCCAGCGATCAGATCAGGTATTGCCACCAACCTGTCTAACCCTAAAGCTGTGCTGTTTTTCGGTTCAGTTTTCGCGCAATTCATCAGACCCGATATGGGTGTTGGGTGGAGTGCGTTTATCGGTGCACTGCTTATTGTCACTGGCCTGCTGTGGTTTATTGGATTCGCCGTGTTGGTGCGCAAGCTGGCAGCCAGTATCACTCGCAACGGGGCCATCATTGATCTCATAACGGGGGTGATCTTTATCAGTTTGGGAATGTTCATGATCTTCGAGGGGGTTGTAGGAATCGGTGGCCGGGTAGTGGGTTAG
- a CDS encoding RNA-binding S4 domain-containing protein, producing MQPEEVHIKDETIKLGQFIKLANLVESGGAAKDAIANGDVTVNGEVDTRRGKTLRDGDVVCIGDACAQVLTGDDADDDYFDEATANDDFDPEKWRNM from the coding sequence ATGCAACCTGAAGAAGTGCACATCAAGGATGAGACCATCAAGCTGGGTCAGTTCATCAAATTGGCCAACCTTGTCGAATCGGGAGGGGCGGCCAAAGATGCCATCGCTAATGGCGATGTCACCGTCAATGGTGAAGTGGATACCCGCAGGGGTAAAACACTTCGCGATGGTGATGTGGTGTGTATCGGCGACGCATGTGCGCAGGTGTTAACTGGTGATGACGCCGATGATGATTATTTTGACGAAGCCACCGCAAACGATGACTTCGACCCCGAAAAGTGGAGGAACATGTAA
- a CDS encoding VOC family protein: MPAFEAMPGMPYWIDLSTSDIAKSAYFYENVLGWEIEEVNDGYRMARLQGLPVAGLIDQRGESSIPDTWITYFLSYDLDATAKKITELGGRVLAEPTDVYLGRMALAVDTAGALFGVIEPGSEESFVAAGEPGTSVWHELTTVAKYAEAIEFYGELFTWTTSEMASEGDDSFRYTTALVDGAAFAGIFDAKGHFPPQVPSFWQSYLGVLNADEAVAKAKEFGGDVIREPWDSEFGRMALIADTTGATLTVCEVAEYVEEGAEGDDLFDIDLSAFEEQFRNQQGK, from the coding sequence ATGCCAGCCTTTGAGGCCATGCCAGGAATGCCGTACTGGATCGACTTGTCCACCTCGGACATCGCAAAATCTGCGTACTTCTACGAAAATGTTCTCGGCTGGGAGATCGAAGAAGTCAATGATGGCTACCGCATGGCGCGACTCCAAGGACTACCAGTTGCAGGATTGATCGATCAGCGCGGTGAATCCAGCATCCCAGATACCTGGATTACCTATTTCCTCTCCTATGATCTGGATGCCACGGCGAAAAAGATCACCGAACTGGGTGGACGCGTATTGGCAGAGCCAACTGACGTGTACTTAGGCCGTATGGCGTTGGCTGTGGATACTGCCGGTGCTTTGTTTGGTGTTATTGAGCCTGGCAGTGAGGAATCATTCGTCGCAGCAGGCGAACCTGGTACCTCGGTGTGGCATGAACTGACCACAGTGGCTAAATATGCTGAAGCGATCGAGTTTTATGGTGAGCTTTTCACGTGGACTACCTCTGAAATGGCAAGTGAAGGAGACGATAGTTTCCGATACACCACCGCATTGGTCGATGGTGCTGCATTTGCTGGCATTTTTGATGCGAAAGGTCACTTCCCTCCACAGGTGCCAAGCTTCTGGCAGTCCTACCTTGGTGTGTTGAATGCCGATGAAGCTGTGGCAAAAGCCAAGGAGTTTGGTGGTGACGTTATTCGTGAGCCGTGGGATTCAGAGTTTGGCCGTATGGCGTTGATTGCTGATACCACTGGTGCCACCCTCACCGTGTGTGAAGTTGCTGAATACGTCGAGGAAGGCGCAGAAGGTGATGATCTTTTCGATATTGATTTAAGCGCCTTCGAAGAACAATTCCGCAACCAACAAGGTAAGTAA
- a CDS encoding MGMT family protein: protein MEELAFDELTSMVLDCTDLIPPGKVATYGDIAKIVGTGPRQVGRIMAQAGQFTCWWRVVRADGSLKVAQTARAKWEEENIKFSKLSVLKVDMKNHRVTERELEQIAQEFRQVSTNP from the coding sequence ATGGAGGAATTAGCGTTTGATGAGCTGACTTCCATGGTGTTGGATTGCACCGATCTGATCCCGCCTGGAAAAGTGGCAACCTACGGGGACATTGCCAAAATTGTGGGAACGGGGCCACGGCAGGTTGGTCGGATCATGGCTCAAGCTGGGCAATTCACATGTTGGTGGCGGGTGGTTCGCGCTGATGGCAGCTTGAAAGTAGCACAGACCGCACGCGCTAAATGGGAAGAAGAAAACATTAAGTTTTCCAAGCTCAGTGTGCTAAAAGTGGATATGAAAAATCATCGTGTAACGGAACGTGAGTTGGAACAAATAGCTCAAGAATTTCGGCAGGTTAGCACCAATCCGTAA